The genomic DNA TGGCTTGTTTAGTCATTTTTGCCGCCTCCACGTCAAGCATGGCATATCAACTCGGATTGGGGGCATGAGCCGTCCACCATATTCAGAGCTTAATTTAGGTCTGCATACCGGCGATAACCAGCATGATGTTATTTACAACAGACTGCTTTTCTGCGAGGCAGCGGGAGTTGTTTTTGACAAAGTAGTTACCGCACAGCAAACTCATGGCGATAATATTGCGATAGTTTCGCATGTTGATATGGGTAAAGGACATGCATCTTATGACCAGTCAATAGAAGATACTGACGCTTTGATTACTAATATTCCGAATATACCACTGATGTTGTTTTATGCTGATTGTGTACCAGTACTAATTGTTGACCCAATCCGAAATGTTGTAGCTGTATGTCATGCTGGCTGGAAAGGGACAGTGGCAAAGATTGCCCAAAAAACTATTCTGAAGATGGCCTCCCAATTCCAAACAATTCCCTCGGATTGCTTAGTTGGCATAGGTCCTTCGATTGGAGCCTGCTGTTACGAAGTCGACCAAAATGTAATTATTAAACTTATGCAAAATTTTAAATCTTGGAAGCAGCTTGTAAAACAAACAAGCGAAACTCATTGGAAACTTGATTTATGGATGGCTAATAAAATTCAGCTTGAAGAGATAGGTGTAAAAAGCCCCAATATTGTTATCAGCGGTATGTGTACATCCTGTAATACTAGCTTGTTTTACTCCCACCGCGCCGAACATGGCCTGACTGGTCGATTAGGCGCTGTTATCTCATTATAAAACGTTATTTTTGAATAAGGCCGGAAGGGTCTTATTTTTTTAGGACCAATTATATATTTTTTGCCATGAAGGAAAGACTACTAGAGGAAAATTATGTTTATTCGCGAATAGAAAATGTGGAGGATTGACTTATAGTGATAACGAACACATTACAAAACGTTTTACATAATATCAATGCCGCTATAAATAGGAGAGTCGGCGATTTTATAACAGGTCAGCACGTAAAACTGGTCGCTGTAACTAAAAATCACCCAGTTTCTACTATTAAGCAAGCTGTTGTAGCTGGAGTTTCATCAATCGGCGAAAACCGTGTCCAAGAGGCATTAAGCAAGCACCCCTTGCTAGACCAAAGCCTTGAATGGCACTTAATTGGTCATTTACAGACAAATAAGGTAAGACAAGCTGTCCCACTATTTGATTTAATCCATTCAGTTGATAGTGAGCGCTTAGCTGTAGAAATTAATCGGGTAGCCCAAAAGTCAAACAAGATACAGAATGTTCTGATTCAAGTTAATGTTGCTAATGAAGAAACAAAATTTGGCCTGCCAACTGAAAAAACCCATGAGATGGCAAGATTAATTTCTACTTTAGAGAATTTGAAACTCTGCGGCCTTATGACAATAGCGCCGTTTTATGAAAATGCCGAATCCGCTCGGCCTATTTTTCGGGAAATGTACAATTTATATAAGGAACTTGCCCTTCTTAATCTGCCAAATACTGAAATTAAATGGCTTTCAATGGGAATGACCAATGATTATACCATTGCTATTGAGGAAGGGGCCAATCTTGTTAGAATTGGAACCGCAATATTTGGAAATCGTGAATACTAAGGGAGGACGATGAAAAGTGAAATTTATGGAAAAGGTTTGGGGCAGCTTAGGTCTCTTTGAATCTGTAGAGGTAGAAGAAGAGCAAAAACCTAGAGTTGAAGAAATAGACACTAAATCCAAGAAAGGCAATGCCACTAGTCTGAATAATGTAGTCAACTTGGCCACATCGCAGAAGCAGATGAAGGTCATGGTTGTAGAGCCGCTATCCTTTGATGATGCTCAGCATATAGCGGATTATCTAAAAAGCCGTAAGCCAGCAGTAGTTAACTTTGAAAATACTGAAAAAGAAGTTGCCAAACGAATGATTGATTTTATCAGTGGTACAACCTATGCACTGGGTGGAACCATTCAAAAGATCGGGAATAATATTTTTTTATGCGCACCAAACAATGTTGATGTCGCCTACAGTCCGCATGAAGAAGGAACCGACAAGGCTATATTGCCTTGGAATTCCAAGTAGGCGAAGCTCAGGAGGAAGACGATGCTTAACAGTAAACGAATTGGGTTCATTGGCGGAGGAGCAATGGCTGAAGCAATTATTACAGGCCTATTAAACTCCGGTTTAGGCAAATCCGCTAATATTATGGTAAGTGACATATCACATTCTAGGCTTGAGTATTTGAGTAAAAAATTTAGCATAACCACCGCTTATGATAATCAACAAATTGCAGAACAGTCAGAAATTCTATTTTTAGCAGTAAAACCCCAGGTTTTAGATAGTGTTATTACTCCGCTAAAATCGGCTGTATCACAATCAACACTAGTCTTATCAATCGCCGCTGGTGTAAGTATTGCAAAGCTTGAGAAATACCTACCCAGCATACCTATTATTCGTGTGATGCCTAATACTCCCCTTGCCGTTGGCGAGGGCATGTCCGCCATTTCCCTTGGCAAACATGCCTCTACAGCTGATGGTGAGGTTGCAATGCAAATCTTTTCGGCATCAGGCAAAGCTGTTGTTGTTGATGAATCACTGTTGGACGCTGTTACAGGCTTGTCCGGAAGCGGTCCTGGTTACGGCTTTGTTATTATTGATGCGTTGGCTGACGCAGGTGTAAAAGTAGGTCTTTCACGTCAAGCTGCCATAATGTTGGCGGCACAGACTCTTTTAGGGACAGCCAAAATGGTGCTTGAAACAGGCGAGCATCCGGCTAAACTGCGTGACATGGTTGCATCGCCAGCCGGAACAACTATTTCCGGCATCCATGTTTTGGAGCAACGTGGCGTTAGAGCTGCGCTTATTGATGCTGTCATAGCAGCATCTGAACGCTCAGCTGAAATGGGGAAACGCTAGCATGACTGATAGAGAAAAAATTTTGCGTTTTTATCGCTCTCAAGGTGATGGGGATTTAGCGGCTAGATTGCTTGATCTCGTTGAATATGCTATTAAATATCGCCGTTATAAAGTGACTGACTTTTTAGATCCACACGGGTTCAGTATTGTTGATACTATAGGTGCCCACTACAATCAGATATCTATAGTAAGCGATGGAGGATATCAAGGAGCTGAAAGAGTTAGGGCAGCCTTTGTTGCTGAAGACTATTCCGGAAATGTCAATTTCAACATAGCAGCTATTTTGATCAGCTGGGACTCTCTTCATTACCACATAACGCACCGGGATGTTTTAGGTAGCCTTATGGGGTTAGGTTTAAAGCGCGAGGTATTAGGTGATATCGTACTAAGACATGGGGCCTGTCACGTTATTGTCGATGACTCGTTGATAGAATACCTCCTCCAAAATCTCGTATCAATTGGCGCAGCTCCAGTAACCGCTACTACAGCGGATCTTAGTGCCATTCCGCCGCGCGAAGAGAGAGTAAAAGAAATAAGAACTACCGTTCCGTCGCTGCGCCTTGATGTAATAGCAGCAGCGGGGTACGGGGTGTCCCGAACTAGAATGTCTGATGAAATTGCTGCGGATAAAATAAAGGTAAATTGGCAAAATGCCAAGAATAGTTCCCAATTAATAAAAGCAGGCGATATTATTTCAATGCGCGGCCGCGGACGTGTTGAAGTGTGCGAAATTATCGGCCAAACTAAAAAAGGCAGAATAAGCATTTTGCTTAAACGCTTTATATAATACAGGAGGCGAGTATATGC from Veillonellaceae bacterium includes the following:
- the pgeF gene encoding peptidoglycan editing factor PgeF encodes the protein MNDFFIDKSENGVKYGLFSHFCRLHVKHGISTRIGGMSRPPYSELNLGLHTGDNQHDVIYNRLLFCEAAGVVFDKVVTAQQTHGDNIAIVSHVDMGKGHASYDQSIEDTDALITNIPNIPLMLFYADCVPVLIVDPIRNVVAVCHAGWKGTVAKIAQKTILKMASQFQTIPSDCLVGIGPSIGACCYEVDQNVIIKLMQNFKSWKQLVKQTSETHWKLDLWMANKIQLEEIGVKSPNIVISGMCTSCNTSLFYSHRAEHGLTGRLGAVISL
- a CDS encoding YggS family pyridoxal phosphate-dependent enzyme, which gives rise to MITNTLQNVLHNINAAINRRVGDFITGQHVKLVAVTKNHPVSTIKQAVVAGVSSIGENRVQEALSKHPLLDQSLEWHLIGHLQTNKVRQAVPLFDLIHSVDSERLAVEINRVAQKSNKIQNVLIQVNVANEETKFGLPTEKTHEMARLISTLENLKLCGLMTIAPFYENAESARPIFREMYNLYKELALLNLPNTEIKWLSMGMTNDYTIAIEEGANLVRIGTAIFGNREY
- a CDS encoding cell division protein SepF, whose amino-acid sequence is MKFMEKVWGSLGLFESVEVEEEQKPRVEEIDTKSKKGNATSLNNVVNLATSQKQMKVMVVEPLSFDDAQHIADYLKSRKPAVVNFENTEKEVAKRMIDFISGTTYALGGTIQKIGNNIFLCAPNNVDVAYSPHEEGTDKAILPWNSK
- the proC gene encoding pyrroline-5-carboxylate reductase, with protein sequence MLNSKRIGFIGGGAMAEAIITGLLNSGLGKSANIMVSDISHSRLEYLSKKFSITTAYDNQQIAEQSEILFLAVKPQVLDSVITPLKSAVSQSTLVLSIAAGVSIAKLEKYLPSIPIIRVMPNTPLAVGEGMSAISLGKHASTADGEVAMQIFSASGKAVVVDESLLDAVTGLSGSGPGYGFVIIDALADAGVKVGLSRQAAIMLAAQTLLGTAKMVLETGEHPAKLRDMVASPAGTTISGIHVLEQRGVRAALIDAVIAASERSAEMGKR
- a CDS encoding RNA-binding protein produces the protein MTDREKILRFYRSQGDGDLAARLLDLVEYAIKYRRYKVTDFLDPHGFSIVDTIGAHYNQISIVSDGGYQGAERVRAAFVAEDYSGNVNFNIAAILISWDSLHYHITHRDVLGSLMGLGLKREVLGDIVLRHGACHVIVDDSLIEYLLQNLVSIGAAPVTATTADLSAIPPREERVKEIRTTVPSLRLDVIAAAGYGVSRTRMSDEIAADKIKVNWQNAKNSSQLIKAGDIISMRGRGRVEVCEIIGQTKKGRISILLKRFI